In Streptomyces capitiformicae, one genomic interval encodes:
- a CDS encoding cyclase family protein translates to MAAGDELLPKPTGPGGTGNGPAVSRREFDALFASVRTWGRWTPADRGAWNRVTADHVRRAMAEVRTGTVVPMALPWNTRPAPDNKRPALHHMTDLGDVESPEPSTHKDFIAADYHGKGVTHLDALCHIAYRGQLYDGRAAREVVDAAGARFGAVSALGPLVTTGVLLDLPAALGTRWLEPGQAVHADDVIAAEEALDVTIGEGEAVLLRTGGVRRRVELGAWDPDTASAGFHVDAVPLLAERGVVLLGSDGDSDVRPSPVDGVHSPVHALAVAAMGVPLLDNLDLEALSAATAEAGRHRFLFVVAPLNVPGGTGSPVSPIAVL, encoded by the coding sequence ATGGCGGCCGGTGACGAGCTACTTCCCAAGCCGACTGGTCCCGGCGGGACCGGCAACGGGCCCGCCGTCTCCCGTCGGGAGTTCGACGCGCTCTTCGCGTCGGTGCGCACCTGGGGCCGTTGGACCCCGGCCGACCGCGGTGCCTGGAACCGGGTGACCGCGGACCACGTGCGTCGCGCCATGGCCGAGGTGCGGACCGGGACGGTCGTGCCGATGGCGCTGCCCTGGAACACCCGGCCCGCGCCCGACAACAAGAGGCCCGCCCTGCACCACATGACCGACCTCGGGGACGTGGAGAGCCCGGAACCCTCCACCCACAAGGACTTCATCGCCGCCGACTACCACGGCAAGGGAGTCACCCATCTCGACGCACTGTGCCACATCGCCTACCGGGGACAGCTCTACGACGGCCGGGCCGCACGCGAGGTCGTCGACGCCGCGGGCGCCCGCTTCGGCGCGGTGTCGGCGCTGGGCCCCCTCGTGACGACGGGTGTACTCCTCGACCTCCCCGCCGCCCTCGGCACCCGCTGGCTGGAACCCGGCCAGGCCGTGCACGCGGACGACGTCATCGCCGCCGAGGAGGCGCTCGACGTGACGATCGGCGAGGGCGAGGCGGTGCTGCTGCGCACCGGCGGCGTCCGCCGCCGCGTGGAACTCGGTGCCTGGGACCCCGACACGGCGAGCGCGGGCTTCCACGTCGACGCCGTACCGCTGCTGGCCGAGAGGGGTGTCGTACTGCTCGGGAGCGACGGTGACAGTGACGTACGGCCCTCGCCCGTGGATGGTGTGCACTCGCCCGTCCACGCCCTGGCCGTCGCCGCGATGGGAGTTCCGCTGCTGGACAACCTCGACCTGGAGGCCCTCTCCGCCGCGACCGCCGAGGCGGGGAGGCACAGATTCCTGTTCGTCGTGGCGCCGCTGAACGTACCTGGAGGGACCGGTTCGCCCGTCAGCCCGATCGCGGTCCTGTGA
- a CDS encoding sugar ABC transporter ATP-binding protein, whose protein sequence is MHDAPDPSAKAAQPFDAEPLVRIRGLTKRFGGTVALAGVDLDVHVGSVLALLGPNGAGKSTLIKVLAGVHHADAGQITVDGHPLGSHAASHSMSFIHQDLGLVEWMTVAENIALGTGYGRRSGLISWRLTRERCADALRVVAGHLDPGTPVARLDPAERSLVAIARALAARPKLIVLDEPTARLPAADCARLFRVLHTLRDRGHAILYVSHRLDEVYEVADTFAVLRDGHLVSHGSLAGHSPVRLVHDIVGEELAEEHPAPTPADTSAVLTLDGVRTPGTGPVSLELRAGEALGLVGLSGAGHMDLGRALAGARPLLDGRALLAGRPYRPHTVADAVRLGVGFVPGDRQREGCLAELTVRENFLADPRAGDRPALRWIRPRRERAEATTLIERFSVRPRDSEAAIATLSGGNQQKVMIGRWFRAGLRLLILEEPTASVDVGAKAAIHRLLDEALAAGLAVLLISTDFEEVARVCRRTLVFVRGAVTTELSGADLTVAGLTRAASAVPPQGTGTNP, encoded by the coding sequence GTGCACGACGCTCCCGACCCGTCCGCGAAGGCGGCGCAGCCCTTCGACGCGGAACCTCTGGTCCGCATCCGCGGGCTCACCAAGCGGTTCGGAGGGACCGTCGCACTGGCCGGGGTGGACCTCGACGTCCACGTCGGCAGCGTTCTCGCCCTCCTCGGACCCAACGGCGCCGGAAAGTCCACGCTCATCAAGGTGCTCGCCGGCGTCCACCACGCCGACGCGGGACAGATCACGGTGGACGGGCACCCCCTCGGCAGCCATGCCGCCTCGCACAGCATGTCGTTCATCCACCAGGACCTCGGTCTCGTGGAGTGGATGACGGTCGCCGAGAACATCGCCCTGGGCACCGGATACGGGCGCCGCAGCGGACTGATCTCCTGGCGGCTGACCCGCGAGCGCTGCGCCGACGCCCTGCGCGTCGTCGCCGGACACCTCGACCCCGGCACACCCGTCGCCCGGCTCGACCCGGCCGAGCGTTCGCTGGTCGCGATCGCCAGGGCCCTGGCCGCACGCCCGAAGCTCATCGTCCTCGACGAGCCGACCGCCCGCCTCCCGGCCGCGGACTGCGCCCGACTCTTCCGTGTCCTGCACACCCTGCGCGACCGGGGACACGCCATCCTCTACGTCAGCCATCGCCTGGACGAGGTGTACGAGGTCGCCGACACCTTCGCCGTACTGCGGGACGGCCACCTCGTCAGCCACGGCTCCCTGGCAGGTCACAGCCCCGTCCGCCTGGTTCACGACATCGTCGGCGAGGAACTGGCCGAAGAGCATCCCGCGCCGACACCTGCCGACACATCGGCAGTCCTCACCCTCGACGGCGTACGGACGCCCGGCACGGGACCGGTCAGCCTGGAACTGAGGGCCGGGGAAGCCCTGGGCCTCGTCGGCCTCTCGGGCGCCGGGCACATGGACCTGGGCCGGGCCCTGGCCGGCGCCCGGCCCCTGCTCGACGGGAGGGCCCTGCTCGCGGGACGCCCGTACCGCCCGCACACCGTCGCCGACGCCGTCCGGCTCGGTGTCGGCTTCGTACCCGGCGACCGACAGCGGGAAGGCTGCCTCGCCGAGCTGACCGTACGCGAGAACTTCCTGGCCGATCCCCGCGCCGGAGACCGGCCGGCGCTGCGCTGGATCAGGCCCCGCCGCGAACGCGCCGAGGCCACCACCCTGATCGAACGGTTCTCGGTGCGTCCCCGCGACAGCGAGGCCGCCATCGCCACCCTGTCCGGCGGAAACCAGCAGAAGGTCATGATCGGCCGATGGTTCCGGGCGGGCCTGCGGCTGCTGATCCTCGAGGAGCCGACCGCGAGCGTGGACGTCGGCGCCAAGGCCGCGATCCACCGCCTGCTCGACGAGGCCCTGGCCGCGGGCCTCGCCGTCCTCCTCATCTCGACGGACTTCGAGGAGGTCGCGCGGGTGTGCCGCCGCACACTGGTGTTCGTCCGCGGGGCGGTGACCACAGAGCTGAGCGGTGCGGACCTCACGGTCGCCGGGCTCACCAGGGCGGCCTCGGCCGTGCCCCCGCAGGGAACCGGGACGAACCCATGA
- a CDS encoding acyltransferase family protein: protein MSRDRYVDFLRAWAIVLVVIGHWLITALVRGPGGEITALELLAVIPWTQWLTLGFQVMPLFFLAGGHAAGGSWVRARAAGGTAAGWVARRALRLLLPAGV from the coding sequence ATGAGCAGAGATCGCTACGTCGACTTCCTGCGCGCATGGGCCATCGTGCTGGTGGTGATCGGCCACTGGCTGATCACCGCTCTGGTCCGCGGGCCCGGCGGGGAGATCACAGCCCTCGAGCTGTTGGCGGTCATTCCGTGGACCCAGTGGCTGACCCTGGGCTTCCAGGTCATGCCGCTGTTCTTCCTGGCCGGGGGGCATGCGGCGGGCGGATCCTGGGTGCGAGCCCGGGCGGCGGGTGGTACGGCGGCCGGGTGGGTGGCGCGGCGGGCGCTGCGGCTGCTGCTCCCGGCGGGGGTGTAG
- a CDS encoding SpoIIE family protein phosphatase translates to MPTGCATGGTGPALVRERFLQGEPVEVIEGGVRTSILDSWQRCRTLGLSPDRADLPFHDGFDPDGPLVHAAVPVLDRLQSRYSGSEINISVADANGTVLLRRFGEPTLAGGLPAIQRVPGFVFAEQYGGTNGIGLALAERQLIRVYGAEHFAERAQGSACVALPVHDPLSGRIEGVLCFGYPRSAENPEFAVVIRKAAEAMERRLLGQSSARGRALLRAYLAAGAEAAAGPHHSIAVGELASELRPGDQALLLEKAAELISRAQRAAVDVPLSDGRRVRLVSRPMTSASGVEGIAVEAVLPGLSPGGALTVGTQPGQDRAWQALAGRAVVGQTLAGGAQAGETLAVPRRLDELLGTPAEPAVATAASRPAVSAIPPRESSAAPRPVTPPPGPLPAPSPRGLVLVGEPHVGAYALAARRRLELLSEASARIGTTLDVRRTAEELAETAVPRLADFVTVDLPEAVLRGEEATDPVGDLRRTVVHGIRDDLPFTPPGKRIDFGPTAPQLRCLTSGQAVLEPDLKAAAGWLAQDPEHTERLLSHVHSLIAVPLVARGVVLGIASFYRAQDPAPFGDDDRSLAQELAARAALSIDNARRYTHERTMVLALQRRLLPHGLPDQDAVEVAHRYLPAESDVGGDWYDVIPLSGARIGLLVGDVVGHGMLSAATMGRLRTAARSYAELDFPPDEVLTHLDNLVARLDREDPGGEGAGIIGATCLYVIYDPTSQRAVMARAGHPPPAVVRPDGTVSYPDLPVGPPLGLGGLPFDAVEIDIPQTSQLVLYTDGLIEDRHRDVDVVLDQLRDALAHHPERTPEQTCQAILDTVAPAHPYDDVALLVARTHALDPDRIATWELPADPARVAEVRASAGRRLAAWGLDEAAFAAELILSELVTNAIRHGAGPIRVRLLYDRTLICEVSDTSNTAPHLRRAAATDEGGRGLFLVAQLSQSWGARYLPEGKVIWAECELDTTDTTDAA, encoded by the coding sequence ATGCCGACGGGGTGTGCCACAGGCGGCACCGGCCCCGCCCTTGTCCGTGAGCGGTTTCTGCAGGGCGAGCCGGTCGAGGTGATCGAGGGGGGTGTGCGGACGTCGATCCTGGACTCGTGGCAGCGCTGCCGGACCCTCGGGCTCTCACCCGACCGGGCCGACCTCCCCTTCCACGACGGCTTCGATCCGGACGGCCCGCTCGTCCACGCGGCTGTACCGGTGCTCGACCGGCTGCAGTCCAGGTACTCCGGAAGCGAGATCAACATCTCCGTCGCCGACGCGAACGGAACCGTCCTCCTGCGCCGATTCGGCGAGCCGACCCTGGCCGGCGGCCTCCCGGCGATCCAACGGGTCCCGGGCTTCGTGTTCGCGGAGCAGTACGGCGGTACCAACGGCATCGGCCTGGCCCTGGCGGAGCGGCAGCTCATCCGGGTCTACGGCGCCGAGCACTTCGCGGAACGCGCCCAGGGAAGCGCCTGCGTCGCGCTGCCCGTCCACGATCCGCTCAGCGGGCGCATCGAGGGCGTGCTGTGCTTCGGTTATCCGCGCAGCGCCGAGAACCCGGAGTTCGCCGTCGTGATCCGTAAAGCGGCCGAGGCGATGGAGCGGCGCCTGCTGGGGCAGAGTTCCGCGCGTGGGCGCGCTCTGCTGCGGGCGTACCTCGCCGCCGGCGCCGAAGCCGCCGCCGGGCCGCACCACAGCATCGCGGTGGGCGAACTGGCCTCCGAGCTGCGCCCCGGCGACCAGGCCCTCCTCCTGGAGAAGGCCGCCGAGCTGATCTCCCGCGCACAGCGGGCCGCCGTCGACGTACCCCTGTCCGACGGGCGCCGGGTCCGGCTCGTCAGCCGCCCGATGACGAGCGCCTCCGGAGTGGAGGGCATCGCCGTCGAGGCCGTCCTCCCCGGCCTGTCACCGGGAGGGGCGCTCACGGTGGGAACCCAGCCGGGACAGGACCGGGCGTGGCAGGCCCTGGCAGGAAGGGCCGTGGTGGGGCAGACCTTGGCGGGAGGCGCTCAGGCAGGGGAGACCCTGGCCGTTCCGCGCCGACTGGACGAACTCCTGGGTACCCCCGCCGAGCCTGCCGTCGCCACAGCCGCCTCCCGCCCCGCGGTCTCCGCCATACCCCCGCGCGAGTCCTCTGCTGCCCCCCGCCCCGTCACCCCGCCGCCCGGCCCCCTACCAGCGCCGTCGCCCAGAGGCCTCGTCCTCGTGGGCGAGCCGCACGTGGGGGCGTACGCCCTGGCCGCGCGCCGTCGCCTGGAGTTGCTGTCCGAGGCGAGCGCCCGCATAGGCACCACCCTGGACGTGCGCCGCACCGCCGAGGAGCTCGCCGAGACGGCTGTGCCGCGACTGGCCGACTTCGTCACCGTCGACCTGCCCGAGGCCGTACTCCGGGGCGAGGAGGCCACCGATCCTGTCGGTGATCTGCGGCGTACCGTGGTCCACGGCATCCGCGACGACCTCCCGTTCACCCCGCCCGGCAAGCGGATCGACTTCGGCCCGACCGCGCCCCAGCTGCGCTGTCTGACCAGCGGACAGGCGGTGCTGGAACCGGATCTGAAGGCCGCCGCGGGCTGGCTCGCCCAAGACCCCGAGCACACCGAACGGCTGCTGTCCCACGTCCACTCCCTCATCGCGGTGCCCCTTGTCGCACGCGGGGTCGTCCTCGGCATCGCCAGCTTCTACCGCGCCCAGGACCCCGCCCCCTTCGGTGACGACGACCGTTCGCTCGCCCAGGAACTCGCCGCCCGCGCCGCCCTGTCCATCGACAACGCCCGGCGCTACACCCACGAACGCACCATGGTCCTGGCCCTCCAGCGCAGACTGCTCCCGCACGGGCTGCCCGACCAGGACGCCGTGGAGGTCGCCCACCGCTATCTGCCCGCCGAGTCCGATGTCGGCGGAGACTGGTACGACGTCATCCCGCTCTCCGGCGCCCGCATCGGCCTCCTGGTCGGCGACGTCGTCGGTCACGGCATGCTGTCCGCCGCCACCATGGGCCGACTGCGCACCGCCGCACGCAGCTACGCCGAACTCGACTTCCCCCCGGACGAGGTCCTCACCCACCTCGACAACCTCGTGGCGCGCCTGGACCGCGAGGACCCCGGCGGCGAGGGCGCCGGCATCATCGGCGCGACATGCCTGTACGTGATCTACGACCCGACCTCGCAGCGGGCCGTCATGGCCCGCGCAGGCCACCCGCCGCCCGCGGTGGTCCGCCCCGACGGCACCGTGTCGTACCCCGACCTGCCGGTCGGCCCTCCGCTCGGCCTCGGCGGGCTGCCCTTCGACGCCGTCGAGATCGACATCCCCCAGACCAGTCAGCTGGTCCTCTACACCGACGGACTCATCGAGGACCGGCACCGCGACGTCGACGTCGTCCTCGACCAGCTGCGCGACGCCCTGGCCCACCACCCGGAGCGCACGCCCGAGCAGACCTGCCAGGCCATCCTGGACACCGTGGCGCCCGCTCACCCGTACGACGACGTCGCCCTGCTCGTCGCCCGCACCCACGCCCTCGACCCCGACCGGATCGCCACCTGGGAACTGCCCGCCGACCCGGCCCGCGTGGCCGAAGTCCGTGCCTCGGCAGGCCGGCGACTGGCCGCCTGGGGACTCGACGAGGCGGCGTTCGCCGCGGAACTGATCCTGAGCGAGCTGGTCACCAACGCCATCCGCCACGGCGCGGGGCCCATCAGGGTGCGGCTGCTGTACGACCGCACCCTGATCTGCGAGGTCTCCGACACCAGCAACACCGCACCTCACCTGCGCCGGGCGGCGGCCACCGACGAGGGCGGGCGGGGACTGTTCCTCGTCGCGCAGCTGTCGCAGAGCTGGGGTGCGCGCTACCTTCCCGAGGGCAAGGTCATCTGGGCCGAATGCGAGCTGGACACCACGGACACCACGGACGCCGCATAA
- a CDS encoding DUF6461 domain-containing protein, whose amino-acid sequence MLDCVPPASEADIAAAERTLHYGPLSKVADIVNSTQFPRDVGEGLADAEDEEHADDEDEEDGEEQENPDDELDVFWHRERLLITLGIGWQSSDGLFVSCRRGPNLGRVGRYFDEDVPAFTSWSSRHPGPGLPTGAGRRHHRTAATTEPVPTPAVAAESPVAPTGLTGPAASAQDGGSRVLAFARVTRPRPEPLPDQPDVVFVEGVTPAELLRRLGAIPDTVRPRGRRWAQDVAASTWAGHRPMVRVGTVGDWSYATQEDEQIGAAQFTRPEVLRRVSAGSRAVALTRRGPEVCLSVTEDGVVRPEAAQHVMSPREGNVQSPGGHLARRQGVDLWPGSTAAYARLLAGLAEDFGSSTARSRTWPRR is encoded by the coding sequence ATGCTCGACTGCGTCCCACCTGCGTCCGAGGCGGACATAGCCGCGGCCGAGCGCACGCTCCACTACGGGCCGCTGTCCAAGGTCGCCGACATCGTCAACAGCACGCAGTTCCCGCGCGATGTCGGCGAGGGGCTGGCCGACGCGGAGGACGAGGAGCACGCAGACGACGAGGACGAGGAGGACGGCGAGGAGCAGGAGAATCCGGACGATGAACTGGATGTGTTCTGGCACCGGGAGCGGCTGCTGATCACCTTGGGCATCGGTTGGCAGTCCTCCGACGGTCTGTTCGTGTCCTGCCGCCGCGGACCCAACCTCGGCCGCGTGGGCCGGTATTTCGACGAGGACGTGCCCGCCTTCACCTCATGGTCCTCCCGTCATCCCGGACCCGGTCTCCCCACTGGCGCTGGCCGCCGCCACCACCGAACCGCCGCCACCACCGAACCGGTGCCGACGCCTGCCGTCGCCGCCGAGTCGCCGGTCGCTCCCACCGGACTCACCGGGCCCGCCGCATCGGCGCAGGACGGCGGAAGCCGCGTTCTCGCCTTCGCCCGCGTCACCCGCCCCCGTCCGGAACCGCTGCCGGATCAGCCCGATGTGGTCTTCGTGGAGGGCGTCACCCCGGCCGAACTGCTGCGCCGTCTGGGCGCGATCCCCGACACGGTCCGGCCGCGCGGCCGGCGGTGGGCGCAGGACGTGGCCGCCTCGACCTGGGCGGGGCACCGGCCGATGGTCCGGGTGGGCACGGTCGGCGACTGGTCGTACGCCACCCAGGAGGACGAGCAGATCGGGGCCGCGCAGTTCACCCGGCCCGAGGTGCTACGACGGGTGTCCGCGGGCAGCCGGGCGGTGGCGCTGACCAGGCGTGGCCCGGAGGTGTGCCTCTCCGTCACCGAGGACGGCGTCGTGCGTCCGGAAGCGGCCCAACACGTGATGTCGCCGCGCGAGGGCAACGTGCAGTCGCCCGGTGGGCACTTGGCCAGGCGTCAAGGGGTGGATCTCTGGCCCGGCTCGACCGCGGCGTACGCCCGTCTTCTGGCGGGCCTGGCAGAGGACTTCGGCTCGTCTACCGCCCGGAGCAGGACGTGGCCGAGGCGCTGA